TAGGTTCGAGGTGGAAGCATGGTGACATGTGGAGCTGACGAATACTAATAGATCGAGGACTTAACCATATAATATGTAGCAAATGTTATCTAGTTTTGAAGGAATATGCCTTCATAGTTTGGTGATGATGGCAGAGAGGTCACACCCGTTCCCATACCGAACACGGAAGTTAAGCTCTCTAGCGCCGATGGTAGTTGGGACCTTGTCCCTGTGAGAGTAGGACGTCGCCAAGCTATTATATCATCGCGGGGTGGAGCAGTCTGGTAGCTCGTCGGGCTCATAACCCGAAGGTCGCAGGTTCAAATCCTGTCCCCGCAACCAAATGGTCCCGTGGTGTAGTGGTTAACATGCCTGCCTGTCACGCAGGAGATCGCCGGTTCGACCCCGGTCGGGACCGCCATTTTATACAAAGAAAAGAACGAAACGAGTTGTTTCGTATTTTTTTATTTATTTTTAAAAAAACTAATAAAGACAGTCACTCTATCCTTAGGACAACTCCTAAGGACTTTTTTATATGTTCAAAATGAAACAATGTGAAAAAATCTGTATAATAAAGAGCAGAGAATATTGTAAGTAAAGTAGGTGAAACCTTTGAATAAATACGAAGTAACAACAATGTCTTCTGAAGAAACACAGCAACTATCAGAAAAGCTAGGACAACTTGTTCAAGCACAAGATGTAATTATTTTAGAAGGAGATCTTGGAGCTGGTAAGACGACATTTACAAAAGGTCTAGCAAAAGGTCTTGGTGTGAAAAGAGTTGTAAATAGCCCAACTTTCAACATTATTAAAGAATATAAAGGCAGATTACCGCTATATCATATGGATGTATATCGTTTAGCAGAAAGTGAAGAAGATTTAGGGTTTGATGAATATTTTTATGGCGAAGGTATAACGGTAGTGGAATGGGCACATTTAATAGAAGGATATTTGCCGAATGAAAAATTACAAATTAGCTTATTCCATGGGGGAAATGATACAAGGAAAATCGTACTTGAGCCAATTGGAGAACGCTATATTAGATTATGTGAGGAGCTATTACAAAATGAAAGTACTAGCAATTGATACTTCAAATTACGTAATGGGTGTTTCTCTTATTGAAGAGGACACTGTGGTTGGGGAAATCATTACAAACTTAACAAAGAACCATTCTGTACGCCTTATGCCAGCCGTAGAACAACTTTTGAAAGAATGTAATGTGAAGCCAAAAGAATTAAATAAAATAGTCGTAGCTGCTGGTCCGGGTTCTTATACAGGTGTTCGTATTGGAGTTACGGCAGCTAAGACATTAGCTTGGTCGTTACAAATACCAATTGTAGGTGTATCTAGTTTAGAAGTCTTGGCTGCAAATGGTGTTAATTTTAACGGTATCATTTGTCCTTTATTTGATGGACGACGTGGACAGATTTATACAGGTCTGTATACATATGAAGAGGATCAGTTAACTTCTATAGAAGAAGATCGTATCGTCCTTATTGTGGATTGGTTGCAGATGTTAAAAGATAAAGGGCAACCTGTGCTATTTATTGGTAATGATGTTAAATTGCATAAAGAGACAATTGTAGAATATTTAGGTGAACAAGCTGTATGCGCTTCTTTCACAAAGAATAACCCAAGACCAAGTGAGTTAGCATTTTTAGGACTACAAAAGGAAGAGCAAAGTGTGCACACTTTTGTTCCTAGTTACCTTCGTTTAGCGGAAGCTGAGACAAAATGGCTAGAAAGTCAAAAGAAGTAGGGGCTATCGAAATGGATATGACATTTAGAAAGATGACGACTGATGATATTGCTCAAATTGTAGCTATTGAAGAATCATCTTTTTCGACTCCTTGGACTGCGGATGCATTTTATCGCGAATTAACACTAAATGACTATGCGTACTATGTTGTAATAGAAAAAGATGGTCTCGTAATTGGTTACTGTGGTTTATGGATGATTATTGATGAGTCGCATATAACAAACATAGCTATTTTGCCGGAATATCGTGGCCAAAAGCTTGGAGACGCTTTATTGAAAGAAGTAATAGAGCAAGCGAAGGAATTGGGAGCGAAAACGATGACGCTTGAAGTTCGTGTTTCAAATGAGGTAGCGAAACAGTTATATCGAAAACATGGATTCCAAAACGGTGGGATTCGTAAAGGATACTATTCAGACAATCAAGAAGATGGTCTTGTAATGTGGGTGAATATATAATGGAAAAAAATACGATTATACTTGGTATTGAAACAAGCTGTG
The DNA window shown above is from Bacillus clarus and carries:
- the tsaE gene encoding tRNA (adenosine(37)-N6)-threonylcarbamoyltransferase complex ATPase subunit type 1 TsaE, translated to MNKYEVTTMSSEETQQLSEKLGQLVQAQDVIILEGDLGAGKTTFTKGLAKGLGVKRVVNSPTFNIIKEYKGRLPLYHMDVYRLAESEEDLGFDEYFYGEGITVVEWAHLIEGYLPNEKLQISLFHGGNDTRKIVLEPIGERYIRLCEELLQNESTSN
- the tsaB gene encoding tRNA (adenosine(37)-N6)-threonylcarbamoyltransferase complex dimerization subunit type 1 TsaB produces the protein MKVLAIDTSNYVMGVSLIEEDTVVGEIITNLTKNHSVRLMPAVEQLLKECNVKPKELNKIVVAAGPGSYTGVRIGVTAAKTLAWSLQIPIVGVSSLEVLAANGVNFNGIICPLFDGRRGQIYTGLYTYEEDQLTSIEEDRIVLIVDWLQMLKDKGQPVLFIGNDVKLHKETIVEYLGEQAVCASFTKNNPRPSELAFLGLQKEEQSVHTFVPSYLRLAEAETKWLESQKK
- the rimI gene encoding ribosomal protein S18-alanine N-acetyltransferase, encoding MDMTFRKMTTDDIAQIVAIEESSFSTPWTADAFYRELTLNDYAYYVVIEKDGLVIGYCGLWMIIDESHITNIAILPEYRGQKLGDALLKEVIEQAKELGAKTMTLEVRVSNEVAKQLYRKHGFQNGGIRKGYYSDNQEDGLVMWVNI